A region of the Megalops cyprinoides isolate fMegCyp1 chromosome 21, fMegCyp1.pri, whole genome shotgun sequence genome:
GGCAGGTCCGTCAGCTTCGTCCCCTCCGTTGCTGGCTGTGGacacaaacaacacagtgaGACTCTTCACACAAAGTCTACAGGTCAAGCATCCAAAGCCTGGTACCAGCAATCTTTCCCCTGATGCTTGGTTTGGCATCAAACTAAAACCACTCAGAAAGTTTCCATTTAGGTATTTTTACATCCATGCCGATACTAATACCGGCAGGGGGGAAATGGCAAGCGAAGATTCTGTGCTAGGACTTCCACACCAGACAAATAGGTTACATCACGCATGGCAACTCCACTGACGTTATCAGCACTTGCTGTGCATTACAGCGCTCCGCCCCTCCAGCACTGCGCCCAATCAGAGCCCCCTCTCCCGGCGCGCCTCTCACCCGGCTGATCTGGAGAcagtggagctgctgctgccagcgCCGGATGGTCTCAGTGCGCTGCACCCAGGTGTTGATGTTGCCCACCAGGACGGACTTCCCCATGTCCTGCACCAGGCTGCTGACGGACAGCTGCAGGGTCTGCAGCAGCTCCCGGACCGTCCGCATGTTCTGCTGGTCCTCCAGCACTGGGACAGAGAACAGGGACCAGGTCACTGCCACGATTCAGACCAGAGCCAGTGTGTTACCTCCTGTTACTTTGTTTCTGAACTCAGGCTGTTAACCTCTAAGAAGAATGAGTACTTTAATTGTGGTCAAAATTCTATATAattatgattttgaaaaaacaaaaaaaatcaaaaatatttaagaatctcatttgatttatttttattgttaaagcACAAAGAGATGACACACAGATGTTTCTGCCATCACCAGGCCGGATTCAATTCCATGAGACAGTACAGACATTTCAACATAGACAGGAGATATTTATAGTCTTTGTGGTATCTCCCAGGCCTGGTTTTCCCTTGGACAATTTATGTTTGACATCTGAGCTGGCCCAACTGGGAGTGAATCCAGAACCCAGTCCAGAGGGTTCCTGTCCTCTCCCTACAGAGCTGGTCACTATTTCACCCTGGAGGATGACCAAGAATGACCGCCTGACCCCTTACCTTTCTGCACCACTTTCTCCAGAATATTCATGTAGTTCTTCTGGGCCACTCCGCTCAGTGAGGTCAGCTGGGATTTGGCGACCAGCTCCAAAATCTACAGAAGAAGATGGACATCAAATGTGAAGCTGGCAGCACCCCTCCCACGTTCATATGTAGTCATGCATCTCTGTGGACAGAGGGGCTTACTTCAAAACACAAGTCTCTCAGAGTGTGAACCCCAGTGCAAAGCTTTGGTTGGGAGACTGGAGACCTTTAAACTTTAGTAATCACAGAGAGGCGGCTCAGGCTCATGTTTACCACAGAAGAGCTGGGGTTCCTGGTGCAGTAAAAGATCCTTTAAATTTGTGCACACTGCTTAAGCACTGCGTACACATCTGTGTGAGCGCACACAGAGCAGGTGAAGCTGTTGTGTAACCAGCCACAGGGCCCTGGGAGGTGACTTTGTGCTCACACTGCACTGCGAGGCAAGCAGCCCTGGAATACCACGCTTGAGCCACTGGCCGCTCCCCCCGGCCAGCTGACATCGTGGAGGAACGCTGCCTGTCACCGGACCTGCTCCTCAAGCCCTGAGCCAAATACGCGGCCATTGCCCGCACCCCAGCGAAACAGCACCTTATGTATCTCGGTGCGATGTTGGCCAGCACGGCTTGCTTCTGTTTtcagctcacactcacagagcagtTTGTCACCGTTGCAGTGAGGATCCCAACAGCGCTCCTCTTTTTCCGCCGTGCTGCGTTATAAGGCAGGACTTCCACTGCATGTGTCTCCAGAAATATCTGTCATTGGAGAGCTGGTGCTGTTGTCTGATCAGTGTAACCCTGGGCACAATGCAAGCTCCATGCTCGACATTAGACAGAGAGCACCCCCCGCCTAGCAACAGGCCCCAGGACCACGAGAGAACAATGATATGAAGCCAGAGGATGATCGGTCCGCTGCTGGCCGAGGCCATGAATCACTCTGATTCATCTGGTCCCTTGTCATAAGCTGGGGTGTCATCTCACTGCATGCATGCCACCCGGGCCCCGCCTTCCAGGGAGCCTCCGGCACAAGTGCTAGCCTGTCCTCACTCTTTCAAAACGACCTTCACAATGGCCGCATGGCCTCTGAAGTCTTCTGCCGGTACCCGTCAATCCCTGCAACCAGACAAACTCTGCACGCCCACAGCTTGCGTCACCTGAGTCAGACTGACCTGCCATGGCAACAAACTCTTTTTATTATCTTTTCGATTTACAtgttattatgattttttttacaaaaggatGGCATCACAGTGATTCATGAAAGTGAATGTAAATTCCCTGTATGCCGAAGGATATGGCTCTGCTAAGACCCTCAGACAATGCTGCAGAGTTAACCAGCGGGTTTTGCACTTTGAGCAATGCTAAACTCCAGGGGCTATGGCCATGATACACATGTGACATTTATCTAAAGATACAAGGGCGGAAGGGAACCCATCCCTCCTGAGCAGcgtgggagagggagacatcTAAACACCTCTGGTTTACTGTGGGGTGAAAGGCCTTCACGCCCAGTGGCATAAATTTATCCCTTTGTTTCTTTGCACTGCTCGTTGGTGATTGAATTCCTTTTGTGAGAGGTCATCTGTTCCTCTGTGGCAGGTAGGAGACTCACCTTCACTATATAGTTGAATCGTCTGATATCCATGATGGCGCTGGAGAAGTCCAGGCGATTGAATGCCTCTCCCAGCGTACAATAACCATGGCGCTATGGGAGTCAGAGGGATACAGTACAGTTTAGCCTCTGGTTTACTCCAGAACCGGTGCATTTCTCCAATTTAGACATGACGAGTTGACAGAGACATCATACCTCTCTAGTGCTACCTTTGTGGACATGTATCCACTTGTCACTGTAGAAATCTGCAATTAAAATTCAGGAAGGAATTTTTACACTCACTGTTTGCAGTTGTTTGTTGTACATTTATGCACCCATTTCAATACATACATGCGATCTTGCTGTTGTTCGTGATGTCTTTGTTGTGCTTCTTTGCAGCCATGTCATGGCCCACGACACGACACAGGTTGCCCTTGTGAAACCGATCATCTCTACAGCAGCTGGAAGAGGCCATAAGAACATTAGTTACATTACTTGCTAATTGTACGCCAAGCTATGGATACACTTCTCCCAATAGGCCACATTCCTGATGACCATAACACCAAAACCATATTAATCATTGATGTTTCTTTGCCTAAGTCCTCTTGTTGGAATAATGAAAcatgttcacaaaataaaaactgatgcTGTGACTCAAACAATGAGAAGCTTTGCACACGCATGATCATGGATGGCTGCCCTCTAGCATATTTTCCAGCTTTCTTTGTGcaattaataatattaaactTGGGGCCTGGGGTTAAGTATGTTCAGTCAAGGCAGTGATTAATTCACGTGGTAAGGGGCTCAGGTGGAGAAGACACTTCCTGGACCGAGGCCCTGCAGAGGGCTGATTGGGCAGTCTTGACCACAAGATACCCGCggggtgttttatttttctctctggaGACAAGCCGTGGAGCTTTACGTAACAGACGCCTGTTAATCCTATCATTGCTGGCGCTGTTCATTGCACAATGGTATTTTAAAGACCCATGCGGGAATGTTTCATTAGAACCCTAAATCCCAACAATAATGACTGtatccaaaaatgtaaattgctctaGAAATGCAGCGATTTGAGGGTATGTTGTACTCACAACCTCCtcaaacataaaacacaggAAATCTCTTCTCTCTGGAGACAATTCTTAAAGCCTGCAAATTAACATACGTATAAATCCTATCATTGTTGCCAGTGCCATATATTTTTAGATATTATTATTTGCAAAACCGCCTGCAGTGCACAATATCTTTAATACATCTAACGATCTGAAACTTGAGGGGTAACCCTAACTTGCAGGCAAGAACTGTTAAGCAGATTTATATTTGCAGTTATTCTGCTTTTATGATTTTGTTCTCATTGCATTCACGTGGACTGTGGTaaaacagagaggcacagacaaACCCGTGGCTACATTGTAcgattatgtttcatttttagctGCACTGATTTTTTCATGTACATAAGTGCATAAAGTAAATCGTGGAAAAGTCTGCGAATGATATACTTCAGAAATAGTTAAGACCGTCAACGCGCCTTTAACTAGCTACAGTTACCGcttcaatgaaaaaaactgacacGTTCACTGACCTCTTCAATTCGGCAACAATGTTATTTTCGGAGTCTGAGTGTTTTTTCCAGCCTTCCTCAGTTTTCACCCAGCTTTGCCCGGGCGATCTCCAGTCCTGTCCTAGAAAAGGCATCTTCGAATATTTGGTAGAACACcgcaaaaaatatttatataggctacatatgaataaataaattagcgACTCCgtgacaaaatgcaatttgcacGTTAACGTTTCGTTTCTTTCCCCAACGACAGTGTTGCTAAGGTTATCCAGACAAGTCAAACTCTCAGCTATATTTATAGCAACGAGTCAAGTTTGCGGAAATGTTTCTAGACCCGCCCACTTTGGAAAACCTTCTCCAACACGTGGCTTTATTTATCTTCTTTTTCTTGGACGCACAGTTTTACCAGAGGAATTCTTACCTAACTGTGTTTGGCAAATAGCCTACCTACACATCACCTTGACATTTGACCTTGACACCTTGACATGATAAACTCTAATTTAAACCAATTCAAACTTAAGTCATTCTTTCCAAAAGTCAAGTGCTTTATTACTTTATCTTTCTAACTTAAGGTAAATACATATGTTATATAACTAatgattttagttttatttattcagcctCTGCCGGAGAACATAGGGTGCGTAGGAAAAATGATATGTATTATTGCCATAAAACTGGAGGTTGCTGTGATAGAATAACAGAAACGTTTTTCCTATTGTAAACTGGATAATCTCGCCGTTTCCTTGCCGAGGCTATGCACTCTAGTCTCTAGACCAGAGTTCCACATTTTATAGGCTATGCCTGCAGGAAGTTTGTTGAAAGACTTAATCACAGCCGCCATTGTTTATTAGGCATGAGAAGATACAGCATATTCAGCTCATGATACGTTGAAAAATCTGGAGTTCACAATATGATATTATCATGGAATCATAGCCTACCCCCAGAGAAAGTTTTTCTTTCCTGTAGCCTATTCATCTCAAACCCCTCGTTGTGGCAATATTCGTTCGGATTTCAGTACCGCGTCGGATTTATAAAACCAATCCAGGCTGAATTTAAGATTTGCAGTTTACGTAGATAAACTTAGAAAGAGACCCAATTTAACAATTTGTGGCGGCGAcgctagggtgaccatacgtcctctttttcccggacatgtcctctttttgggacgcaTTTTTAGAAAAAGgggacgtatggtcaccctaattATACGAAACTGCCGATGAGTGCAGCACCTAACATGTTACGATACTGTTGCTATAGTAACATTCCTATCTAAACTGCGCTGCTGGATTCGCTATCTACCCAGTTAAGGGACTAGGTAACAAGCTGTTTTAAGACACATATTTCATAGTAAGAGTTCAATTGCTGGTTTGCAACGAGTAGTACTTCTCGAAAGCACTAGTTAACGTTTTCATCCTCGGTAATTTATCCCTTAATGATGTGGaacaattacaataaatttGTCAATGCGCAGTGATACAAAAATTTGTGCAAACAGGACATTTACCCTTGATATTTGTATGAACTGTGTCATGACTGGAACGCAAACTGACCAACAGGAGCAATGGATCGGAATTAATCGTTTTCCTAGATACTTTTTTAATAGCACTGCTGAGGAGTAATGGACAAACGAGTAAATTAAAGGTAAACTTTCACTGACATAATTGGAGAAAAACGTTATAATCTAGCCAGTTTTAATCCAGATACGTGGTAATTTTGATCATACACCATATTCCTTCTCAAACCTATTGTTAAATCACAAAATACCTactgccttttttctttcttcaacTTTTTCCTAATGGCAGCTTTTTTGCTTACATCATCGGAAAAGCAGTAGTGTACTGTGGTTGCCTTTACTGTAAGTAGATTTTAAATGAtccactgtgttttttaaatcactCCCTGTAGTATCATTAGAACTGGTGTGGGTGAGAGGTTTTTCACTCTTAGGATCAGCTAATAGCTGAAAGTCAGAACTTTTCATTTAAGTCATATAGATGGTAAATACAGGGCTACTCATCTGAAGCAAGGCACATCACTTTACCAGAGTCACTTCTTTGCAATATACACCATCCCTGCTAACATAGTTTAGTATTCTTACAATATTTCTACAATGTTACATCAATGATATGAATAGATAAAATATAGCCTATGCAGTGAACAGAGGCTACGGGTAAAATAATCTCTATAAATGAATCAGTTAAATTGCAAATCACAGGGAAATGGAATGATATTCATCAGCTTTTGCAAGGCTTGCTGGGTGCAGTGCAGCTACATGGGCACATTAGCCTGCTGCATGCTTCCTTTCCCCTAGTCTATGTCTCACGCACAGCTGAGAGGCCTGTGGTGTGATTGGGCGGACCAGAGCTGCCGTGCATTgccgtgtctgtctgtcacacagtgcCCTTGCCGGATGCGAGGTAACCGGAGCCCCGCGGCATGTGCCTCCCGCCGGCTCGGGACCCCCCACAAAGCTTCCCCTGTGATATTAAAAGGCCAAAGAGCATGGCTGTCAGAGCGCAGTCAGAAGGGAAATAGAGGAACGGGCCACATGGCACTCCAGCACCTTCGAAGATAGCGAGACACGGCAAAACCGTGATCgaatatttttcacatctttcaTGACTGGGCCGCATGTGATTCATTGAACATGTGGGAAACGGTGACGTGAGTAGCCTGGAGGCCCTTCTCTGGAAGCTGTTATGGTTTCAGTCAAACTGGAGCCTGCACTGTTGATCTGATACTgcatacaacacaacacagcttaATGTTCCAGCTCAGTACCAGACAGGCACAAGcttgttttgttgatgttggCATTCCTTTGGCCAGCTGTACAAATAATATTCAATTACCTCTTGTTCTCATGGTCAGTGTGGAATTCAAGGGCAGTAAGACGCATTCCACATTCTTAATAATATCAAATGACAGTTGATGAAAAGATGGAAATGGCCAAACATGTATGGACTATGTTTCGCACCTTTTTCACCATTAACTTGCCTTCAGAATGAAGGTCGACATGGATGCCTTTGTCAGAAGTGTCCCACATCTCTGGACTGGACTAGGTAATGCCCCTGTTAAAAATCATTAGAAAGAAAAACTATAGAATCTCTGCAGTCTGAATAGACAGCAAGGAGAAAATGTAACTTTGTGTCTCGCCCGGTACAGGAAATGCATAGATTCAATTTGATTTTCACCTATCACCTAAGTGCATAGTTACAATGACCCAATGACCTGATTGAAACTTCTTCTCGGTGTACCttcaaacaacatcaaaaatgttaccatctctctctgtcttattcTGGATATCGAGCAAACACCAGGCTTATCCCTGCTTGGTACACTCCACCCCAGGGCCTTAAGGACTTGCTTGCATTGATTGAGCCCGTTAAATGAAGTGTTTACAAGCCGTTTGGCAGAGTgtacatttatgtacattttcttaTATCTGCCATTATTTTCCATGAGTCTCCTGATTGccttttcccagggtcagggagtaattttttcccccaattttCTGCTGTATGTTCAATGGTTTGTGACAATTTTGATTGTAAGAATGCactgtaacaaataaaaattgattgatttatgtacatttataaaaGAATTTCTGTGCTTACAtcccagctctctgtgtgttaaGGGAGAGACAAATGATGCTATACAGTGCAGACAGCGGTGGATTGAGGAGCGAAAACTTCAGTAATACATGCTCAATTGCtcatacatttttgcattgcattgaagGAAGTATTCtatacaaaaggaaaacagagctATATACCCTCAAGGTAGGAGACTGTTTTGTATGAAACTCGAGGTGAAAGTTAATTCAGCATGGGTCTGAATGGATTATATATTGCTGCAGGGTCAGGCTCCAGCTTTCCTCCTGTGGCACACACAGAGTTGAGGTCTGTTTACTCCCACACGCATGACAGTACCATTTCATGCAAAAGCCCTTGCAAAAATCTTTGCCTGTGCTTCCAAACCAGCCGCAGTGACGAGCCAAGTCAGTGCCCTGTCATGTCAGTTAAACATTTTGCCAAGTGTTCGTTCTCCAAAGGGAGCGAGTGGTTGATTTTGGATGCTGCCATGGTTCCCATAGATTTTTAGATTGTTAGAGCACCACTTCCTCTCAGGAAGACTTTAATAAAGCTTATTCTATAAGACCCACTGCTTGTGAGGTGGATGTGTAGGAACTTCCTGTATCTCTAAGACAAAGCAGTGGCATTACGTAATATTAATCCTAATCATGTCACAGCCTCTCATTCCAATATAAGCAGTATTTAAAATCCTGATTACAAATGATAagttacattacagtgcattgttAGCTTAGTGGATGCCCTTATCCTGGGCCCCTAACATAGTTTGCAATCTTTACATggcatccatttatacagctggatacttgcTTGAGTAATTTGGATTAggtaccttgctgaagggtacagcagcagtgccccacctgtgAAGCTGGAACTGGAAGTGGGTCCATTTTTTAGGgagggcaggtgtgtgtttgtttattctaCTTTGCAGTGTGAACAAGTGACCAAAGCCCAGCGTCCCACATCCATGCCATTATCAAGGGATCAGTCCATTCCTCCACCATAAAACTCTACATTGCTCTCATTTGAATAGCATGTGATGTTTGTCCAGCCTCTCCTAAAATATCCTTTCCCTAAACTATGCTCGGAGTTTGGCACAGAGTATGGTATCCCTCAATATCatttagggtgtgtgtgtgtgtgtgtctgaaattcTAAACACATGACAACATGAAAAGTGCAAACCAAACAAACTGCAGGAAGAGGAAAGGAAGTGTAATTGGTAAGAAGCAGGAGGACAAGGCAAATTAAAAGACACATACATCTGCAGTTACTAAAAATGCATCTTTGTTGTGTGGACGcacatctctctccctgctgttgaCTGTCAGTCGCCATAAGAGATGACATTTGTCTCTAAACATTTGTCTCTGTCAGAGACTCCCTGCAGTTGTATGCTGGAGTAAGAAAATGACTTGGGGCCTTGTGCCCCATAAATTCTTTGAGAGCATGACAACCAGATTTGTGTCAAATAAGAATGTGCCAAGATGCTATCAGGCCTGCTGCAGTTACAAATCAACAGACTGGTCACTTGTAATTTGGGTAACAAAGACATTCCCACAAACAACATTCGgggcattttcaaaaaaaggcTTGAGCGATTAATCGTTTTTACttgaatgtttgtcatttcttttcagaTACACTTGGAGTGTATACTTCTCTGACTAATTCTATCATACCACCATCACAATTCTATCATATTGTCCCTGAAAGAATTATTCTCTGAATAATTCTATGATATCGCTATCACAATTCTATCACACTTTCCCTGACAGAATTATTCtctaaataaatgtatcatATCACCATCACAATTCTATCAAAGTCTTCTTGACAGACTGGCATTGCTGTCTGAGAAAGAACCACAAATTATTAAGTCCTGTAGCAAACTGTctaaacaagcacaaaaatgaGTGCCAAGCAGAGCCTgcctattttttcttttcaaagatgtattcatacatttaaaattataccATGTATGGAGAGTTCACCCTCTAATGTCCTTTCATCGAAACAATCACATGCAGACTTGCAATTAGTTTGATGGCTGTGGTTAAGATCAAACACTGTTTATTGATATTTGAAAATGCCATTAGATCCACTGTACCAGACTAATGCCAGGTACAGAAAACTTGTTTACTGCTTCACATGTGCAGAATGGCCCGCTGTCCACTCGATATATTTTAGGCACATACAGTAGgataacttaaaaaaaagcttttagtGTGCTGTACACTAGCCTGGGTCATGTGGTAAAAGtccctgaaacacaaaaaatgaagctgcaccacaaaaatattttcatactgATTTATAAACACTTAACTGTCCAGCCACGCATGTTGTCTGGGTTTCATTTAGTCAGTGAAGATCCCTAAATGTGCTTGATAGCATGactcattaaaaacactgcaatgttggtgaaggggagggggtggggggggggggggggggggggggatttggttAGGGGCTGTTGGACTGCTGCTGAGGGAACAGAGAAAACCAGTTGTTTACTTCTTTCCTTGCCTAGTGTATCTGAACATTAAAGAGTGCAATattatgaaaattgcatttaacCAGAGatggaaaaccccggcttcagaaaataaaagtcctATCATGTATTcattctagccattcactaaacaaggtgatttcactaattagctcctctacctggctgaagagttgtgctaattaaattcagctggtgtattgcatgggtggaacaaatacgtggcaggacttttactttctgatgccggggtgtccacctctgcattTAACCAAAAACACATAATAACTCAGTTATGAAACAATCCATGAAATGGTCATTGCAATATCGTGTCAGTGCAGTTTACCCATTTTCACCTTAGCTTCATTTGACCAAGACACTAAATTGGAATGTAGTTTTCACAGCTTAAAGCTCTGGTTGATTAGGCTGCCCTCATTCACTATATTTTAGTTGCTTCTGGCCTGTCTGGGCAGGCTGGACTCCAGAGTGGTGGTGTAGTGCTCAGTCAGACAGAACATGCCATTAAGATGCAGATGTACTGTCTGCCTTCCTTTCTTTGTGTCTGCTGGCATTTGAGTGTTGCAAAACTCAATGGAGGAAGTccacacacaacagaaaactCAACTT
Encoded here:
- the LOC118768778 gene encoding F-box only protein 32-like isoform X4, with the protein product MPFLGQDWRSPGQSWVKTEEGWKKHSDSENNIVAELKSCCRDDRFHKGNLCRVVGHDMAAKKHNKDITNNSKIAYFYSDKWIHVHKGSTRERHGYCTLGEAFNRLDFSSAIMDIRRFNYIVKPATEGTKLTDLPAGLQLNIMQRLSDGQDLVSLGEACPDLRALTEDRLLWKKLCQYHFTERQIRKRLVLSDRGHLEWKRTFFELRRCYPGKEQYSDTLHLCSHCLILFWKDTNHPCTAVSSESCCMSISPQDFLNLFKY
- the LOC118768778 gene encoding F-box only protein 32-like isoform X3, which codes for MPFLGQDWRSPGQSWVKTEEGWKKHSDSENNITAQSALCRASVQEVDDRFHKGNLCRVVGHDMAAKKHNKDITNNSKIAYFYSDKWIHVHKGSTRERHGYCTLGEAFNRLDFSSAIMDIRRFNYIVKILELVAKSQLTSLSGVAQKNYMNILEKVVQKVLEDQQNMRTVRELLQTLQLSVSSLVQDMGKSVLVGNINTWVQRTETIRRWQQQLHCLQISRPATEGTKLTDLPAGLQLNIMQRLSDGQDLVSLGEACPDLRALTEDRLLWKKLCQYHFTERQIRKRLVLSDRGHLEWKRTFFELRRCYPGKEQYSDTLHLCSHCLILFWKDTNHPCTAVSSESCCMSISPQDFLNLFKY
- the LOC118768778 gene encoding F-box only protein 32-like isoform X2, with the translated sequence MPFLGQDWRSPGQSWVKTEEGWKKHSDSENNIVAELKSCCRDDRFHKGNLCRVVGHDMAAKKHNKDITNNSKIAYFYSDKWIHVHKGSTRERHGYCTLGEAFNRLDFSSAIMDIRRFNYIVKILELVAKSQLTSLSGVAQKNYMNILEKVVQKVLEDQQNMRTVRELLQTLQLSVSSLVQDMGKSVLVGNINTWVQRTETIRRWQQQLHCLQISRPATEGTKLTDLPAGLQLNIMQRLSDGQDLVSLGEACPDLRALTEDRLLWKKLCQYHFTERQIRKRLVLSDRGHLEWKRTFFELRRCYPGKEQYSDTLHLCSHCLILFWKDTNHPCTAVSSESCCMSISPQDFLNLFKY
- the LOC118768778 gene encoding F-box only protein 32-like isoform X1, yielding MPFLGQDWRSPGQSWVKTEEGWKKHSDSENNIVAELKSNVTNVLMASSSCCRDDRFHKGNLCRVVGHDMAAKKHNKDITNNSKIAYFYSDKWIHVHKGSTRERHGYCTLGEAFNRLDFSSAIMDIRRFNYIVKILELVAKSQLTSLSGVAQKNYMNILEKVVQKVLEDQQNMRTVRELLQTLQLSVSSLVQDMGKSVLVGNINTWVQRTETIRRWQQQLHCLQISRPATEGTKLTDLPAGLQLNIMQRLSDGQDLVSLGEACPDLRALTEDRLLWKKLCQYHFTERQIRKRLVLSDRGHLEWKRTFFELRRCYPGKEQYSDTLHLCSHCLILFWKDTNHPCTAVSSESCCMSISPQDFLNLFKY